One genomic region from Candidatus Mesenet endosymbiont of Agriotes lineatus encodes:
- a CDS encoding transporter associated domain-containing protein — MSNNVVEICNNSIRDIIIPRAEIYAIDIDKDDAIDKLKNSNHIEVPVYKSNLDNIIGFIHIKDVLFNFDKNISLKSIIRNVFYIPPSMKIMNLFIKMQSSQKYLAIVLDEYGCTEGLVSMIDLVKGIVGSVGKSEYDENPGFFFTKIAEKKFEVSAKALIKEVEDKLRIELKDSEDEDYVTISGLVFAIAGKVPLINEVVKHKNGVKFIIKEANERYIQKLILDLSEYSKDEYKSDKV, encoded by the coding sequence GTGTCTAATAACGTAGTAGAGATCTGTAATAACAGTATAAGGGATATAATAATTCCACGTGCAGAAATCTATGCAATTGATATAGACAAAGATGATGCAATTGATAAGTTAAAGAATAGTAATCATATAGAAGTACCGGTCTACAAGAGTAATCTTGATAACATAATTGGATTTATACATATAAAGGATGTGTTATTTAATTTTGATAAAAATATTAGCTTAAAAAGTATAATACGTAATGTATTTTATATACCACCATCAATGAAAATAATGAATTTGTTTATAAAAATGCAATCTTCGCAAAAATATCTAGCAATTGTTCTTGATGAATATGGTTGTACTGAAGGTTTAGTCTCTATGATTGATCTTGTAAAAGGAATAGTTGGAAGTGTAGGCAAGAGTGAGTATGATGAAAATCCTGGCTTTTTTTTTACTAAAATAGCGGAAAAAAAGTTTGAAGTATCAGCAAAGGCTTTAATCAAAGAAGTTGAAGATAAATTGCGTATAGAACTTAAAGATTCTGAAGATGAGGATTATGTTACAATTAGTGGTTTAGTTTTTGCAATTGCAGGTAAAGTACCGTTGATCAATGAAGTGGTCAAGCATAAAAATGGGGTTAAATTTATAATAAAAGAGGCAAATGAACGTTACATACAAAAATTGATACTTGATTTAAGTGAGTATAGTAAGGATGAGTATAAGAGTGACAAGGTTTAA